In Rana temporaria chromosome 3, aRanTem1.1, whole genome shotgun sequence, a single window of DNA contains:
- the ATP6V1B2 gene encoding V-type proton ATPase subunit B, brain isoform — protein MAVRVMRGADTGMRGGPGNPAVSAAREHVQAVSRNYLSQPRLTYRTVSGVNGPLVILDNVKFPRYSEIVHLTLPDGTKRSGQVLEVSGSKAVVQVFEGTSGIDAKKTSCEFSGDILRTPVSEDMLGRVFNGSGKPIDRGPTVLAEDYLDIMGQPINPQCRIYPEEMIQTGISAIDGMNSIARGQKIPIFSAAGLPHNEIAAQICRQAGLVKKSKDVMDYSEDNFAIVFAAMGVNMETARFFKSDFEENGSMDNVCLFLNLANDPTIERIITPRLALTTAEYLAYQCEKHVLVILTDMSSYAEALREVSAAREEVPGRRGFPGYMYTDLATIYERAGRVEGRNGSITQIPILTMPNDDITHPIPDLTGYITEGQIYVERQLHNRQIYPPINVLPSLSRLMKSAIGEGMTRKDHSDVSNQLYACYAIGKDVQAMKAVVGEEALTPDDLLYLEFLQKFEKNFIAQGPYDNRTVYETLDIGWQLLRIFPKEMLKRIPASTLAEFYPRDSSAKH, from the exons CTTATCGAACGGTGTCAGGAGTCAATGGCCCCCTTGTTATCCTGGACAATGTCAAG TTCCCCAGGTATTCCGAGATTGTCCACTTGACTCTCCCTGATGGTACAAAAAGAAGTGGACAGGTGCTGGAAGTCAGTGGGTCCAAAGCTGTGGTACAG GTATTTGAGGGAACGTCGGGTATTGATGCCAAAAAGACATCCTGTGAATTTTCTGGTGATATTCTGAGAACCCCAGTATCTGAGGACATGCTGG GTCGTGTGTTTAACGGCTCAGGAAAACCCATAGATCGGGGACCCACTGTGCTGGCAGAGGATTATCTAGACATCATGG GACAGCCCATTAATCCACAGTGCAGAATCTACCCAGAGGAAATGATCCAGACTGGCATATCTGCCATCGATGGTATGAACAGTATTGCTCGTGGACAGAAGATCCCCATCTTCTCTGCTGCTGGTCTTCCCCACAATGAG ATTGCAGCGCAAATCTGTCGCCAGGCAGGCCTGGTAAAGAAATCCAAGGATGTTATGGATTACAGTGAAGATAACTTTGCCATTGTTTTTGCTGCTATGGGG GTAAACATGGAGACAGCTCGCTTCTTTAAGTCAGATTTCGAGGAGAACGGATCAATGGACAATGTGTGTCTCTTCTTGAACTTGGCCAACGATCCTAC CATTGAACGTATCATCACCCCTCGTCTTGCTCTCACCACTGCTGAGTATCTGGCATATCAATGCGAGAAGCACGTGCTGGTCATTCTGACGGACATGAGCTCATATGCTGAAGCCCTGAGAGAG GTGTCGGCCGCACGAGAAGAGGTCCCTGGTAGAAGAGGTTTTCCAGGTTACATGTACACTGACTTGGCCACAATCTATGAAAGAGCTGGACGTGTGGAGGGCAGGAATGGCTCTATTACACAAATCCCCATCCTTACTATGCCCAATGATG acatcacCCATCCTATCCCTGATTTGACGGGATACATCACAGAAGGACAGATCTATGTAGAACGGCAACTACACAACAGACAG ATCTATCCACCTATCAACGTACTGCCTTCACTCTCCCGTCTGATGAAGTCCGCCATTGGCGAAGGCATGACCAGAAAGGACCATTCAGATGTGTCCAACCAGCTG TATGCCTGTTACGCTATCGGGAAAGATGTCCAAGCCATGAAGGCAGTTGTAGGTGAAGAAGCTTTGACCCCTGATGACCTTCTGTACCTAGAGTTCCTACAGAAGTTTGAGAAGAACTTCATAGCCCAAG GTCCATATGACAACCGCACAGTGTACGAGACTCTGGACATCGGCTGGCAGCTCCTTCGAATCTTCCCCAAAGAAATGCTCAAGAGAATCCCTGCAAGCACCTTGGCAGAATTCTACCCCCGAGACTCCTCCGCCAAGCACTGA